The following are encoded in a window of Drosophila simulans strain w501 chromosome 3L, Prin_Dsim_3.1, whole genome shotgun sequence genomic DNA:
- the LOC120284821 gene encoding uncharacterized protein LOC120284821, with protein MAPRPRATQSLESRRTRGIKSYRCRVCSGIHPLRKCTRFHKLSVEKRLRAVLINKYCSNCLAHQHSGGDCRSQEGCKKCGGDHHTLLHMHEVLPAPNPAALPAPTRRERHPAAPRPVRISRTPPPAPVANNRPRQQQQKAVPILPTAIVVLDTGSKTFETGAMIDPCMPVSSIDRSLAAAFRLPITRLGSNEICSVTLRSRTSTFRLTVVLKIEPSLRIRTPIRALSDAARAKFDGVRLADERFHRPASISLVLGSDVYANLIQPGFLKIEDGLPVAQNTVFGWTVSGTCAK; from the coding sequence atggctcctcgtcctcgtgccacccagtcgttggagagcagacgtacTCGAGGTATTAAATCCTACCGCTGCCGAGTCTGCTCTGGAATCCATCCTCTTCGAAAGTGCACGAGGTTCCACAAACTGAGCGTTGAAAAGCGCCTTCgggcagtacttattaataagtactgctcgaactgcctcgcccatcagcactcaggaggagactgtcgcagccaagagggatgcaagaagtgtggaggagaccaccacaccctactccacatgcacgaggtcCTCCCCGCTCCGAACCCGGCAGCGCTACCAGCTCCGACGCGCAGAGAGCGCCATCCCGCTGCACCTCGTCCGGTCCGGATTTCCCGCACTCCGCCACCAGCCCCAGTCGCCAACAATCGCCcgcgtcagcagcagcagaaggctgtCCCCATACTGCCTACAGCCATCGTCGTGCTGGACACGGgctcgaagaccttcgagaccgggGCCATGATCGACCCATGCATGCCGGTGAGCAGCATCGACCGGTCGTTAGCGGCTGCGTTCCGGCTGCCCATCACTCGGCTGGGAAGCAACGAGATCTGCTCGGTGACACTCCGGTCCCGAACCAGCACCTTCCGACTCACCGTCGTCCTGAAGATCGAACCCAGCCTAAGGATCCGGACACCCATCCGAGCTCTGAGCGACGCCGCCAGGGCCAAGTTTGACGGTGTTCGTCTCGCGGACGAGCGCTTCCACCGGCCGGCCTCCATCTCCCTCGTGTTGGGATCAGATGTATATGCCAATTTGATCCAACCGGGGTTCCTAAAAATTGAGGATGGGTTGCCCGTCGCGCAGAACACGGTGTTCGGATGGACCGTTTCTGGAACGTGCGCGAAATGA